One genomic region from Jilunia laotingensis encodes:
- a CDS encoding family 43 glycosylhydrolase codes for MKRNLMLTLFACSFASLAFAQCDSKEACSKKTGKDASVYQNPVINYSLPDPTVIEGDDGYFYVYATENIRNVPIHRSKDLVHWESVGTAFTDETRPTFEPKGNVWAPDINKIGDKYVMYYSMSKWGGEWTCGIGIATADKPEGPFTDRGMLFRSNEIGVQNSIDPFYIDDNGKKYLFWGSFRGIYAIELTGDGLALKKGEKPRQIAGTAYEGTYIHKHDGYYYLFASIGSCCEGVKSTYTTVVGRSRSLFGPYLDKKGESMLDNHHEILIHKNEAFVGTGHNSEIVTDKAGNDWMLYHAVSIANPEGRVLMLDQVHWKDGWPFVKTTSPSLKENKPLL; via the coding sequence ATGAAAAGAAATTTGATGCTTACCTTGTTTGCATGCTCGTTCGCTTCTTTGGCGTTCGCACAGTGTGATTCAAAAGAAGCCTGCAGCAAGAAAACTGGAAAAGATGCGTCTGTGTACCAGAATCCGGTCATTAATTATAGTCTTCCCGATCCGACGGTCATTGAAGGAGATGACGGGTATTTCTATGTATATGCCACGGAAAACATCCGTAATGTTCCTATTCACCGTTCCAAGGATTTGGTGCATTGGGAATCGGTCGGTACTGCTTTTACCGACGAAACCCGTCCCACTTTCGAGCCGAAAGGAAATGTCTGGGCACCGGATATCAATAAAATAGGCGATAAATATGTGATGTACTACTCCATGTCCAAATGGGGTGGTGAATGGACTTGTGGCATCGGCATTGCGACTGCCGACAAACCCGAAGGACCTTTTACAGACCGTGGCATGCTCTTCCGCAGCAACGAGATCGGTGTGCAGAACTCAATCGACCCTTTCTATATAGATGATAACGGGAAGAAATATCTTTTTTGGGGTAGCTTTCGCGGAATTTATGCCATCGAGCTTACTGGTGACGGGCTGGCTTTGAAGAAGGGAGAAAAGCCGAGGCAGATTGCAGGCACTGCATACGAAGGTACTTACATTCATAAACATGACGGATATTACTATCTGTTTGCCTCCATTGGTAGCTGCTGTGAAGGTGTGAAGAGTACGTATACAACGGTGGTCGGACGATCCCGTTCGCTGTTCGGTCCTTATCTGGACAAGAAGGGTGAATCGATGCTGGACAATCACCACGAAATTCTGATCCATAAAAATGAAGCCTTTGTAGGGACCGGTCACAATTCGGAGATCGTCACGGACAAAGCTGGCAACGACTGGATGCTTTATCATGCGGTGAGCATTGCCAATCCCGAAGGGAGAGTACTGATGCTCGACCAGGTTCATTGGAAAGACGGCTGGCCGTTTGTAAAAACGACCTCTCCATCACTGAAAGAAAATAAACCATTATTATAA
- a CDS encoding YifB family Mg chelatase-like AAA ATPase: MLVKVYGAAVQGINATLITIEVNSSRGCMFYLVGLADSAVKESHQRIISALQVTGYKMPTSNIVINMAPADIRKEGSAYDLPLAIGILSANETISPEKLSRFVMMGELSLDGSIQPIKGALPIAIKAREEGFEGLIVPKQNAREAAVVNNLSVYGVENIKEVIEFFNGKYELQPTVVNTREEFYAQQENFENDFEDVKGQENVKRALEVAAAGGHNLLMIGAPGSGKSMMAKRLPSILPPLSLGESLETTKIHSVAGKLNSDTSLISKRPFRDPHNTISQVAMVGGGNYPQPGEISLAHNGVLFLDELPEYSRAVLEVLRQPLEDRRITISRVKYTTDYPASFMLVASMNPCPCGYYNHPTKECVCSPGQVQKYLNRISGPLLDRIDIQIEIVPVPFEEISNRRPAESSGEIRKRVIKARQIQEKRFAGQSGIYCNAQMTSKLLATYAQPDSKGLALLRNAMERFDLSARAYDRILKVARTIADLEDSELICPAHLAEAISYRNLDRENWAG; encoded by the coding sequence ATGCTTGTTAAAGTATACGGAGCCGCCGTACAAGGAATAAATGCTACACTTATCACCATAGAAGTCAATAGTTCAAGAGGTTGTATGTTCTATCTGGTCGGTCTAGCTGATTCTGCCGTAAAAGAAAGCCACCAACGCATCATATCGGCATTGCAAGTAACGGGATATAAAATGCCCACCAGCAACATTGTCATAAACATGGCTCCGGCAGATATCCGTAAGGAAGGCTCTGCTTATGACCTGCCACTTGCCATCGGTATATTATCAGCGAATGAAACGATCTCTCCCGAGAAACTTTCTCGCTTCGTCATGATGGGAGAACTGAGCCTCGACGGAAGTATCCAACCTATCAAGGGGGCACTTCCCATTGCAATCAAAGCCCGTGAAGAGGGGTTCGAAGGATTAATTGTTCCGAAACAAAACGCACGTGAAGCAGCCGTAGTCAATAACCTTTCCGTCTACGGGGTAGAGAATATCAAAGAAGTCATCGAATTCTTCAATGGAAAATACGAATTACAACCAACCGTGGTTAACACCCGCGAGGAGTTCTATGCCCAGCAAGAAAACTTTGAAAATGACTTCGAAGACGTCAAAGGACAAGAGAACGTAAAACGTGCCCTCGAAGTAGCCGCTGCCGGAGGACATAATTTACTAATGATAGGTGCACCGGGAAGTGGAAAATCAATGATGGCCAAGCGTTTACCGTCCATACTTCCTCCCCTTTCTTTAGGAGAAAGCCTTGAAACGACCAAGATTCATTCCGTTGCCGGAAAATTAAACAGTGATACATCTCTCATATCGAAACGCCCTTTCCGTGACCCACATAACACCATCTCCCAAGTAGCAATGGTAGGAGGTGGAAATTATCCCCAGCCGGGAGAAATCAGTCTGGCTCATAATGGTGTCCTTTTCCTAGATGAATTACCTGAATACAGTAGAGCCGTATTGGAAGTATTGCGCCAACCGTTAGAAGACCGGCGGATCACCATTTCAAGAGTAAAATACACTACCGACTATCCCGCCAGCTTTATGTTGGTAGCGTCCATGAATCCCTGCCCATGTGGATATTATAACCACCCGACTAAAGAGTGCGTTTGCAGCCCCGGACAAGTTCAGAAATACCTGAACCGAATATCAGGTCCTCTATTAGACCGTATAGACATACAAATCGAGATTGTCCCCGTCCCTTTTGAAGAGATATCCAACAGACGGCCGGCAGAATCGAGCGGTGAAATTCGTAAACGGGTAATTAAAGCCAGACAAATACAAGAAAAACGTTTTGCCGGCCAATCCGGAATCTACTGTAATGCACAAATGACCAGTAAGCTTTTGGCAACCTATGCCCAGCCGGACAGTAAAGGACTGGCGTTGCTAAGAAATGCCATGGAACGATTCGACCTTTCAGCCCGTGCTTACGACCGTATATTAAAAGTAGCTCGTACGATTGCCGACTTGGAGGATAGTGAGCTGATTTGCCCCGCCCATCTAGCGGAAGCAATCAGTTACCGCAATTTGGACAGGGAGAATTGGGCAGGATAA
- a CDS encoding TlpA disulfide reductase family protein yields MKKVNILLILIICLTGCKKSDHSTNLTGNIKGLGNDTIYLYEVDGIYEKIDTIYVKEDKFSHAIKVDTATSALLLFKNKTEYPVFLDKNNQIKIQGNADNLDYLNIEGNIYNEELTAFLKDLQDLGTPSEKVLEEKAETFIRQHSSSPVSIYLLNKYFIEKETPDFQKIKALIGSFTGILQDRPIIEKLNEYIAQLEKADKGKTAPFFSLTDEKGKKVTRAEKFRDKYMLVNFWASWCKECDKSNAELRKINKKYKKNNNFGMIGISLDVDKEAWKDAIEKDTLNWTQVCDATGWNSETAKQYAILKLPTNILVSPTGKIMERDIPTDSLSHKIDEILKKNEKK; encoded by the coding sequence ATGAAGAAGGTTAATATTCTGCTCATCCTGATTATTTGTTTGACCGGCTGTAAGAAAAGCGATCATTCGACGAACCTCACCGGAAATATAAAAGGATTGGGCAATGATACGATCTATCTGTACGAAGTGGATGGGATATATGAAAAAATAGATACCATCTATGTGAAAGAAGATAAATTCTCCCACGCGATAAAAGTAGATACTGCAACTTCCGCCTTACTACTCTTTAAAAATAAGACAGAGTACCCTGTCTTTTTGGATAAGAACAACCAAATCAAGATACAGGGCAATGCAGATAATCTGGATTATCTTAACATAGAAGGCAATATTTACAATGAAGAACTCACTGCATTCCTGAAGGATTTGCAAGATCTCGGCACGCCATCAGAAAAGGTACTTGAAGAAAAAGCAGAGACATTCATCCGCCAACATAGCTCTTCCCCGGTCAGCATCTATCTGCTTAATAAGTATTTCATCGAGAAAGAAACACCCGATTTTCAGAAGATCAAAGCATTGATTGGAAGCTTTACGGGAATCCTCCAGGATCGGCCGATCATTGAGAAACTTAATGAGTATATTGCCCAATTAGAGAAAGCCGATAAAGGGAAAACGGCTCCTTTTTTCAGTTTGACCGATGAGAAAGGCAAAAAGGTGACACGTGCCGAGAAGTTTAGAGATAAATACATGCTCGTCAATTTCTGGGCATCGTGGTGTAAGGAGTGCGATAAATCCAATGCAGAACTACGGAAAATAAACAAGAAATACAAAAAGAACAACAACTTCGGAATGATAGGAATATCACTGGACGTAGATAAAGAGGCATGGAAAGATGCTATCGAGAAAGATACACTGAACTGGACACAGGTATGCGATGCTACCGGATGGAATTCCGAGACAGCGAAACAATATGCTATTCTGAAATTACCTACTAACATCCTGGTTTCCCCTACCGGAAAAATAATGGAAAGAGACATACCCACCGACAGCCTGAGCCATAAAATCGATGAAATACTGAAGAAGAACGAAAAAAAATAA
- a CDS encoding tetratricopeptide repeat protein encodes MIKKLYLPLLMALVVALSSCSKKMGELSSDYFTTTPQVLEAVGGKVPVTINGKFPEKYFNKKAVVEVTPVLRWNGGEAKSQPAVFQGEKVEGNDQTISYKVGGNYTMKASFDYVPEMAKSELYLVFNAKIGNKTVNIPDVKIADGVISTSELIENTLQSANPANGDDAFQRIIKEKHNANIMFLIQQANIRASELKTAKDFNKEVVEVNDAANKKISNIEVSAYASPDGGVELNTGLAENRESNTNKVINQNLKKSKIDAPVDSKYTAQDWEGFQELVSKSNIQDKDLILRVISMYQDPAQRESEIKNISAVYKELANTILPQLRRSRLTLNYEIIGKSDEEIASLASSNPKELTIEELLYAATLTNDNGKKEVIYTKATELFPNDYRAFNNLGKLAYQAGNIDKAESYLKKAASIQAAPEVNMNLGLVALAKGDKTAAEAYLGKAAGAKELGETLGNLYIAQGQYERAVNSFGDAKTNSAALAQILAKDYNKAKNTLAGIEKPDAYTDYLMAVLGARTNNTSLMMNSLKSAIAKDSSLAKKAATDLEFAKYFTNSDFMSIVK; translated from the coding sequence ATGATTAAGAAGCTGTATTTGCCTTTACTTATGGCATTGGTTGTTGCATTATCGTCTTGCAGCAAAAAAATGGGTGAACTATCATCTGATTACTTCACTACGACTCCGCAAGTGCTGGAAGCAGTAGGTGGTAAAGTTCCTGTAACTATCAACGGGAAGTTCCCTGAAAAGTATTTTAACAAAAAGGCAGTTGTAGAAGTAACTCCGGTTCTGAGATGGAACGGTGGTGAAGCTAAATCTCAGCCTGCAGTATTCCAAGGTGAAAAGGTGGAAGGTAACGACCAGACTATTTCTTACAAAGTAGGTGGTAACTACACAATGAAAGCATCTTTCGACTATGTTCCTGAAATGGCCAAGTCTGAATTGTACCTTGTGTTCAACGCTAAAATTGGTAACAAAACAGTCAACATTCCTGATGTCAAAATTGCTGATGGTGTGATTTCCACTTCTGAGTTGATTGAGAACACTCTTCAGAGCGCTAACCCCGCTAACGGTGATGACGCTTTCCAACGTATCATCAAAGAAAAACACAATGCTAACATCATGTTCCTTATCCAACAGGCTAACATTCGTGCAAGCGAACTGAAAACTGCTAAAGACTTCAACAAAGAAGTTGTAGAAGTTAACGATGCTGCCAACAAGAAAATCAGCAATATCGAAGTTTCTGCTTATGCATCTCCTGATGGTGGAGTAGAACTGAATACCGGTCTTGCAGAAAATCGCGAAAGCAATACTAATAAAGTAATCAACCAGAACCTGAAGAAGTCTAAGATCGACGCTCCTGTTGACTCTAAGTATACTGCTCAGGACTGGGAAGGTTTCCAGGAATTGGTTTCTAAATCAAACATCCAGGACAAAGACCTGATCCTTCGTGTTATCTCTATGTACCAAGATCCAGCACAAAGAGAAAGCGAAATCAAAAACATCTCTGCCGTATACAAAGAACTTGCCAATACTATCTTACCTCAGTTGCGTCGTTCTCGTTTGACTTTGAACTACGAAATCATCGGTAAGTCTGACGAAGAAATCGCTTCTCTGGCTTCTTCAAATCCTAAAGAACTGACTATCGAAGAACTGTTGTACGCTGCTACACTGACTAACGATAATGGTAAAAAAGAAGTGATCTATACCAAAGCTACAGAATTGTTCCCGAACGATTACCGTGCATTCAACAACTTAGGCAAATTAGCTTACCAAGCCGGTAACATCGATAAAGCCGAATCATACCTGAAGAAAGCTGCCAGCATCCAAGCTGCTCCTGAAGTTAACATGAACTTGGGTCTTGTTGCTTTAGCTAAGGGTGACAAGACTGCTGCTGAAGCTTACTTAGGTAAAGCTGCCGGTGCAAAAGAGCTGGGCGAAACTCTGGGTAACCTGTACATCGCTCAAGGACAATATGAAAGAGCTGTAAACTCATTTGGCGACGCTAAAACCAACAGTGCTGCATTGGCTCAGATTTTAGCTAAAGATTACAACAAAGCTAAAAACACTCTTGCCGGTATAGAAAAACCAGATGCTTACACAGACTACTTGATGGCTGTATTAGGCGCAAGAACTAATAACACTTCTTTGATGATGAACAGTCTGAAGAGCGCTATCGCTAAAGATTCTTCATTGGCTAAGAAAGCTGCAACTGATCTTGAATTTGCTAAATACTTCACAAACTCTGATTTCATGAGCATCGTAAAATAA
- the xerD gene encoding site-specific tyrosine recombinase XerD: protein MKVNEKTHKKDTQELIIKEYKQYLKLEKSLSKNTLDAYMTDLSKLLNFLEPEQSNVLEVTPEHLERFLAGLHDIGIHPRSQARILSGIKSFFHFLIMADYLEADPSELLEGPKIGLKLPEVLTLEEIDAIIATVDLSKNEGQRNRAILETLYSCGLRVSELTNLKLSDLYFDEGFIKVEGKGSKQRLVPISPRAIKEIQLYFIDRNRGKIKKDYEDFVFLARWGKNISRIMVFHLIKELAQMAGITKNISPHTFRHSFATHLLEGGANLRAIQCMLGHESIGTTEIYTHIDRNMLRSEIIEHHPRNIKYRQEKRG from the coding sequence ATGAAAGTAAACGAAAAAACTCATAAGAAGGATACACAAGAGTTGATAATCAAGGAGTATAAACAGTATCTGAAACTTGAAAAGTCTTTATCTAAAAACACGTTGGATGCCTATATGACAGATTTGTCCAAACTACTGAACTTCCTGGAACCGGAGCAGAGCAACGTACTTGAAGTAACACCGGAACATCTGGAACGTTTTCTTGCAGGGCTACACGACATAGGCATACATCCCCGTTCACAAGCACGTATCCTGTCAGGTATTAAATCGTTTTTCCATTTTCTGATCATGGCCGATTACCTCGAAGCCGACCCAAGCGAACTACTGGAAGGCCCAAAAATCGGATTAAAACTTCCGGAAGTACTGACCTTGGAAGAAATCGATGCCATTATCGCTACTGTTGACCTCAGCAAAAACGAAGGACAACGCAATCGTGCCATTCTCGAAACATTATACAGTTGCGGGTTGCGCGTATCGGAACTAACCAACCTGAAACTTTCCGACCTTTATTTTGACGAAGGTTTCATTAAAGTAGAAGGTAAAGGGAGCAAACAACGCCTGGTTCCCATCTCTCCGCGAGCTATCAAAGAGATTCAACTATACTTCATCGACCGTAACCGGGGAAAGATAAAAAAGGATTACGAAGATTTTGTTTTTCTCGCTCGTTGGGGTAAAAACATCTCACGTATCATGGTGTTCCACCTCATCAAGGAGTTGGCACAAATGGCAGGAATCACGAAAAACATCAGTCCCCATACTTTCCGGCATTCATTTGCCACCCATTTGTTGGAAGGAGGAGCCAACCTGAGAGCCATCCAATGTATGCTCGGTCATGAGTCTATAGGTACTACAGAAATATACACTCACATCGACCGTAACATGTTGAGAAGCGAAATCATAGAACACCACCCCCGAAATATTAAATACAGGCAGGAAAAGAGGGGTTGA
- the aroQ gene encoding type II 3-dehydroquinate dehydratase — MRIQIINGPNINLLGKREPSIYGSVTFEDYLAGLREKYKDIEISYFQSNIEGEMIDCIQQTGFEVDGIILNAGAYTHTSIALQDAIRSVTAPVIEVHISNVHTREPFRHKSMIACACKGVICGFGLNSYRLAIEALIDNK; from the coding sequence ATGAGGATACAAATTATTAATGGCCCCAATATTAATCTGCTTGGTAAGCGTGAACCTTCCATTTACGGAAGCGTTACATTTGAAGACTATTTGGCCGGTCTTCGTGAAAAGTATAAAGATATAGAAATTAGCTATTTCCAGTCGAATATTGAGGGAGAAATGATTGATTGTATTCAACAGACGGGCTTTGAAGTCGATGGCATTATTCTAAATGCCGGAGCCTATACACATACTTCCATAGCACTTCAGGATGCTATCCGTTCGGTAACAGCCCCGGTGATCGAAGTACATATTTCTAATGTACACACCCGTGAACCGTTTCGCCACAAATCGATGATTGCATGTGCTTGTAAAGGTGTGATTTGCGGATTCGGGTTAAACTCTTATCGCCTGGCGATTGAGGCTTTAATTGATAATAAATAG
- the pyk gene encoding pyruvate kinase encodes MLLKQTKIVASISDRRCDVDFIKQLFDAGMNVVRMNTAHASREGFEALIANVRAVSNRIAILMDTKGPEVRTTANAEPILYQIGDKVKIVGNPDQETTRECISVSYPNFVHDLNIGGAILIDDGDLELRVIDKTAEHLLCEVQNEATLGSRKSVNVPGVRINLPSLTEKDRNNILYAIEKDIDFIAHSFVRNRQDVLDIREILDVHNSDIKIIAKIENQEGVDNIDEILEVADGVMVARGDLGIEVPQERIPGIQRMLIRKCVLAKKPVIVATQMLHTMINNPRPTRAEVTDIANAIYYRTDALMLSGETAYGKYPVDAVKTMTKVAAQAEKDKMEENDIRIPLDENSNDVTAFLAKQAVKATTKLKMRAIITDSYSGRTARNLAAFRGKYPVLAICYKEKTMRQLALSYGVEAIYMPELANGQEYYFAALRRLLKEGRLCPADMVGYLSSGKAGTKTSFLEINVVEDVLKHADETVLPNKNRYL; translated from the coding sequence ATGTTGCTGAAACAGACTAAAATCGTTGCTTCCATCTCAGACAGACGCTGTGATGTAGACTTTATAAAACAGTTATTCGATGCAGGTATGAACGTTGTTCGTATGAATACCGCTCATGCAAGCCGGGAAGGCTTTGAAGCACTGATAGCTAATGTACGTGCCGTTTCCAATCGCATTGCAATCCTGATGGATACCAAAGGGCCGGAAGTCCGGACTACGGCTAATGCCGAACCGATTCTTTATCAGATAGGCGATAAGGTAAAGATTGTGGGTAATCCAGATCAGGAAACTACACGTGAGTGCATTTCCGTCTCTTACCCTAATTTTGTGCATGACCTGAACATCGGAGGAGCTATCTTGATTGATGACGGAGACCTCGAACTCCGTGTAATTGATAAGACAGCCGAACACCTTCTTTGTGAAGTTCAAAATGAAGCTACTTTAGGAAGCCGTAAAAGTGTGAATGTTCCGGGTGTTCGCATTAACCTCCCTTCATTGACTGAAAAAGACCGAAACAATATACTTTACGCCATTGAGAAAGATATCGATTTCATAGCACATTCTTTTGTACGTAACCGTCAGGATGTACTCGATATCCGTGAAATCCTCGATGTCCATAATAGTGATATAAAAATTATCGCGAAGATTGAGAATCAGGAAGGAGTCGACAATATCGATGAAATTCTTGAAGTGGCGGATGGTGTCATGGTGGCCCGTGGTGATTTGGGAATTGAGGTTCCGCAAGAACGTATTCCGGGTATTCAACGTATGTTGATCCGCAAATGTGTATTGGCTAAGAAACCGGTTATCGTTGCCACCCAAATGCTTCATACGATGATTAACAACCCTCGCCCGACACGTGCGGAAGTGACTGATATTGCCAATGCTATTTATTACCGCACGGACGCTTTGATGCTGAGCGGGGAAACTGCTTATGGAAAATATCCCGTAGATGCTGTAAAGACTATGACTAAGGTAGCAGCCCAAGCAGAAAAAGACAAGATGGAAGAAAACGATATTCGCATCCCATTGGATGAAAATAGCAATGACGTTACCGCCTTTCTTGCCAAACAAGCTGTTAAAGCTACGACTAAACTGAAGATGCGTGCCATCATTACTGACAGTTACAGTGGGCGTACAGCTCGTAATCTGGCTGCTTTCCGTGGCAAATATCCGGTACTGGCTATTTGTTACAAAGAAAAGACGATGCGCCAGCTGGCTCTTTCTTATGGTGTGGAAGCTATTTATATGCCTGAGTTGGCGAATGGACAGGAATATTATTTTGCAGCCCTTCGCCGTTTGTTGAAAGAAGGTCGTTTGTGTCCTGCCGATATGGTTGGTTATTTAAGTAGTGGTAAAGCGGGTACGAAGACCTCCTTCCTTGAAATCAATGTGGTAGAAGATGTTCTGAAACATGCCGATGAAACCGTGCTGCCGAATAAGAACCGCTATTTATAA
- a CDS encoding O-methyltransferase, which yields MKETESIDEYILRHIDEENDYLKALYRDTHVKLLRPRMASGHLQGRMLKMFVEMIRPRQILEIGTYSGYSALCLAEGLSEGGMLHTFEINDEQEDFTRPWLEKSADADKIKFYIGDALELVPQLGITFDLAFIDGDKRKYIEYYEMTLAHLSTGGYIIADNTLWDGHVLEESPHSNDYQTIGIKAFNDLVAKDLRVEKVILPLRDGLTIIRKK from the coding sequence ATGAAGGAGACTGAGTCAATCGACGAATACATTTTGCGGCATATCGACGAAGAGAATGATTACTTGAAAGCATTGTATCGTGATACGCATGTGAAATTGCTTCGACCACGGATGGCTTCCGGGCACTTGCAAGGTCGTATGTTGAAGATGTTTGTTGAAATGATACGTCCTCGGCAAATTCTTGAGATAGGAACTTATAGTGGATATTCGGCACTCTGCCTAGCGGAAGGCTTGTCAGAAGGTGGGATGCTGCATACATTTGAGATTAATGATGAACAGGAAGATTTTACCCGTCCTTGGCTTGAGAAGTCGGCAGATGCCGATAAAATAAAGTTTTATATCGGTGATGCCCTTGAGTTGGTACCACAATTAGGGATCACGTTCGATCTTGCCTTTATTGATGGTGATAAACGTAAATATATTGAGTATTACGAGATGACACTCGCTCATTTGTCCACAGGCGGTTATATTATTGCTGACAATACTTTATGGGATGGTCATGTGCTGGAAGAATCACCGCATAGTAATGATTACCAGACGATAGGTATTAAAGCGTTCAATGACTTGGTCGCAAAAGATCTCCGTGTCGAAAAAGTGATACTTCCGTTAAGAGATGGACTAACCATTATCCGAAAGAAATAG
- a CDS encoding tetratricopeptide repeat protein, whose product MRFLLYLFVLLCFLSSCHVDRRTEALALLREGEEMADSGDPNSAVNLFRKAADLSTATGDAALQSEIYNCLGDIFLQHGVYDRAIEAYQQAADYVQMLPDKFLLSRAYRGIGKYHYLCGNMKDALQYFQKARNLEDQIADVEEVSSIYNNLSNAYCELEDNDKALFCNSKAISLTKDSLKYFRNCAVRGRLLMLSHQYDSALYYIAIASRSNDARVRASSYYKLSEMPVASGITDSMKYVYLSLAKQLSDSIEDVNRSVQVVESEHLHQLQSLKSNAQSKLIYISFIVAAIVLLLVVYFHYWYKCKKNKYQQIIEHLDTSNRELHKVHEMNKSGWEKQLISITVSAGNSCVERFVAMPFYERLKKKLQSEDASLTYNEQDELRQVVFEVFGNYIQQLSVIIDKLSTNDSLLCCLSLLKFSTRECALCRGVSNETIRSQRTRIKKKIPENFLKGGLFNLIFGEESGGNG is encoded by the coding sequence ATGAGATTTTTATTATACCTGTTCGTGCTACTTTGTTTTCTATCTTCTTGTCATGTAGATAGACGGACGGAAGCGCTTGCATTACTTCGGGAAGGTGAAGAGATGGCAGATTCGGGTGATCCTAATTCCGCAGTAAACTTATTCAGGAAAGCGGCAGACCTTTCTACCGCTACAGGGGATGCAGCGTTGCAAAGTGAGATTTATAATTGCCTTGGTGATATTTTTTTGCAACACGGAGTTTATGACCGTGCCATAGAGGCCTATCAGCAAGCTGCGGACTATGTACAGATGCTACCTGATAAATTCTTGCTTTCGAGAGCCTATCGGGGAATCGGCAAATACCACTATTTATGCGGGAACATGAAAGATGCATTGCAGTATTTTCAAAAAGCCCGAAATCTCGAAGACCAGATAGCCGATGTAGAAGAGGTGTCCTCTATATACAATAATCTATCCAATGCTTATTGTGAACTGGAAGATAATGACAAGGCTCTATTTTGTAATAGTAAAGCGATATCCCTTACGAAAGATAGCTTGAAGTATTTTCGGAACTGTGCTGTACGGGGACGGTTATTAATGCTTTCCCATCAATATGATTCTGCACTTTATTATATAGCCATTGCGAGCCGAAGCAATGATGCCCGTGTACGCGCATCAAGCTACTACAAACTTTCTGAAATGCCGGTAGCATCAGGGATCACGGACTCCATGAAATACGTCTACCTGAGTTTGGCAAAACAACTCTCCGACTCCATTGAAGATGTCAATCGCTCCGTACAAGTAGTCGAAAGCGAACATTTGCACCAATTGCAATCATTGAAAAGCAATGCTCAAAGCAAATTGATTTATATATCATTTATTGTTGCGGCAATCGTGCTTCTTCTGGTTGTTTATTTCCATTATTGGTATAAATGCAAAAAGAATAAATACCAACAAATTATCGAACATCTGGATACCAGCAACCGGGAACTTCATAAAGTACATGAAATGAATAAATCCGGTTGGGAAAAGCAGCTCATTTCCATTACTGTAAGTGCCGGGAATAGTTGTGTAGAGCGTTTTGTGGCAATGCCGTTTTATGAAAGATTAAAAAAGAAATTGCAATCGGAGGATGCGTCTTTGACCTATAATGAGCAAGATGAATTGCGGCAAGTTGTTTTTGAAGTGTTCGGTAACTATATTCAGCAACTCTCCGTCATCATTGATAAGCTTTCTACGAACGACAGCTTGCTTTGTTGCCTTTCGCTATTGAAATTTTCTACAAGAGAGTGCGCACTGTGTCGTGGAGTAAGCAATGAAACCATTCGTTCGCAACGAACAAGAATTAAGAAAAAGATTCCCGAAAACTTCCTTAAAGGCGGTCTTTTCAACCTGATTTTTGGTGAAGAATCAGGCGGAAATGGTTGA